The following are encoded together in the Lacipirellulaceae bacterium genome:
- a CDS encoding PEP-CTERM sorting domain-containing protein (PEP-CTERM proteins occur, often in large numbers, in the proteomes of bacteria that also encode an exosortase, a predicted intramembrane cysteine proteinase. The presence of a PEP-CTERM domain at a protein's C-terminus predicts cleavage within the sorting domain, followed by covalent anchoring to some some component of the (usually Gram-negative) cell surface. Many PEP-CTERM proteins exhibit an unusual sequence composition that includes large numbers of potential glycosylation sites. Expression of one such protein has been shown restore the ability of a bacterium to form floc, a type of biofilm.), producing the protein MKKVVGHTITAAAFTLLVLVSSGVSIAAPTPYWFDGYDVSGPSSDINFEIGTARQGGAPAPVSYVTNTANPANDYHHQVFGAAPLQLAGDFFLPNPGDRTLVSPTVDFSGTIGNEAIGRKVQVVMDAYTNDPMSPGTFTQAAITVGASSTLADSNLKADGLSVVFVEDQFSGNGNFIQVFDGPTLVGNLIPNPAGAGPGFVEIFLDDPTDGDPFNGLGTTEVAVSVNGSNIFNYSKLSGGYTSNFITLEGGPQTNFAINSLATHTFDNLTVFTDTLIPEPTAAILLGLGLCASMGYRRR; encoded by the coding sequence ATGAAGAAAGTTGTTGGACATACTATTACCGCCGCGGCGTTCACGCTGTTGGTATTGGTTAGCTCTGGAGTGAGCATTGCGGCTCCAACTCCTTACTGGTTTGACGGCTACGATGTTTCGGGGCCATCTTCCGACATCAATTTCGAGATTGGCACGGCCCGTCAAGGTGGCGCGCCTGCCCCCGTTTCGTATGTCACGAATACAGCGAATCCTGCAAACGATTATCACCACCAAGTTTTCGGTGCTGCTCCACTGCAGCTTGCGGGGGACTTCTTTCTACCCAATCCGGGTGATCGCACACTTGTCTCTCCGACAGTTGATTTTTCTGGAACCATTGGTAACGAAGCGATTGGTCGCAAAGTGCAGGTTGTCATGGACGCTTACACCAATGATCCCATGTCGCCGGGAACTTTCACCCAAGCCGCGATCACGGTAGGGGCAAGCTCGACCTTAGCGGATTCAAATCTGAAGGCTGATGGGCTCAGCGTGGTTTTCGTAGAAGATCAATTTAGTGGCAATGGTAATTTCATCCAGGTCTTCGATGGACCCACACTCGTCGGAAATCTGATCCCCAATCCTGCAGGGGCCGGTCCCGGGTTTGTTGAGATCTTCCTGGATGATCCCACTGACGGCGATCCGTTTAATGGCCTCGGTACGACGGAAGTCGCGGTGAGTGTCAACGGCTCTAACATCTTCAACTACAGTAAGCTTTCTGGTGGCTACACGAGCAACTTCATCACGCTTGAGGGCGGACCGCAAACAAACTTCGCAATCAATAGCCTGGCAACCCATACGTTCGACAATTTAACTGTCTTTACCGATACGCTCATTCCTGAACCAACGGCAGCTATTTTGCTTGGTTTGGGACTCTGCGCTTCGATGGGCTACCGTCGTCGATAA
- a CDS encoding DUF1559 domain-containing protein, translating to MKTQRNAFTLVELLVVIAIIGVLVGLLLPAVQAAREAARRSQCVNHLKQFGVALQTFHSAHEHFPRGGVNGWSLQPSSFTNPQQNWTDDHGSWVVRILPQIEQQAIYDSMPNLFDPSVFDPIGQWINVDRNGEPPPPIPIGRCPSDGFSTGEPFFNYTGCTGPIAVAPFCGAMGSVFDLDLSAMGIDVPWVDAGFCAAAGPGGDLDACPETGMMSRVGYRKISMKHVTDGSTSTLFVGETLVQSSAHSLDIPRSTLKYWAGNDMGTAHGGTIPPINWPVDPDVENCAQPPGAQFWRRNFHVTMGFESNHPGGANFALVDGAVRFISEQIAFETFQLLGTKDDGQTLSETF from the coding sequence ATGAAAACCCAACGCAATGCTTTTACGCTTGTTGAACTTCTGGTGGTCATTGCCATCATTGGTGTCCTGGTAGGGTTGCTTTTACCAGCGGTGCAGGCCGCTCGCGAAGCCGCCCGGAGATCACAGTGCGTCAACCATTTGAAACAGTTCGGTGTGGCATTGCAGACGTTCCATTCCGCGCACGAACACTTCCCGCGGGGCGGAGTGAACGGCTGGTCCTTACAGCCGAGTAGTTTCACCAATCCTCAACAGAATTGGACAGACGATCACGGTTCTTGGGTGGTTCGCATCTTGCCGCAGATTGAACAGCAGGCGATCTACGACAGCATGCCTAACCTGTTCGACCCGTCGGTTTTCGATCCGATCGGCCAGTGGATCAATGTCGACCGCAATGGCGAACCACCTCCACCGATACCTATCGGACGTTGTCCAAGTGACGGATTTAGTACTGGGGAACCATTCTTCAATTACACGGGGTGCACAGGACCAATTGCAGTCGCACCATTCTGTGGAGCGATGGGCTCAGTCTTTGACCTTGATCTCTCGGCCATGGGAATTGACGTCCCCTGGGTAGATGCCGGATTCTGTGCTGCAGCGGGCCCAGGTGGTGACTTAGATGCGTGCCCTGAAACGGGTATGATGAGTCGTGTCGGCTACCGAAAGATTTCAATGAAGCACGTCACCGATGGGTCGACTAGTACACTCTTCGTCGGAGAGACCTTGGTACAAAGTTCCGCTCACTCGCTGGACATCCCGAGAAGTACACTCAAGTATTGGGCTGGCAATGACATGGGAACTGCCCACGGCGGGACGATTCCGCCAATCAACTGGCCCGTCGATCCAGATGTCGAAAACTGTGCCCAACCACCAGGAGCCCAGTTCTGGCGGCGTAATTTTCACGTCACGATGGGCTTCGAATCCAATCATCCGGGCGGAGCAAACTTTGCGTTGGTGGATGGAGCGGTGCGATTCATTTCTGAGCAAATTGCTTTCGAAACTTTTCAGTTACTAGGAACCAAAGATGATGGGCAAACCCTTTCAGAAACTTTCTAA